Proteins co-encoded in one Afipia sp. P52-10 genomic window:
- the clpB gene encoding ATP-dependent chaperone ClpB: MNIEKYTERSRGFIQSAQTLATREGHQQFTPLHILKVLLDDPEGLAGGLIDRSGGNSRAILKATEDALNRLPKVSGSGAGQVYLAPATARLFDAAEKAAEKGGDGFVTVERLLLALTLDKDSEAGQILTKGGVSPQNLNAAINALRKGRTADSPTAENAYDALKKYARDLTQAARDGKIDPVIGRDEEIRRTIQVLSRRTKNNPVLIGEPGVGKTAIVEGLAQRIVNGDVPESLKDKKLLSLDMGALIAGAKYRGEFEERLKSVLQEVTSAEGGIILFIDEMHTLIGAGKADGAMDASNLLKPALARGELHCIGATTLDEYRKHVEKDAALARRFQPVFVSEPTVEDTISILRGLKDKYEQHHGVRITDSALVAATTLSNRYITDRFLPDKAIDLVDEAAARLKMQVDSKPEELDSIDREIVRLRIEQEALKKESDAGSKSRLQNLEQELAELEKKSADLTSRWRAEKSKLSDAQKLKTELDQLRIELANAQRKGEYQRAGELAYGRIPELEKKLASIEANEDKGAMVEEAVTADHVAQVVSRWTGVPVDKMLEGEKEKLLKMEHQLAKRVIGQAEAVKAVSTAVRRARAGLQDPNRPIGSFMFLGPTGVGKTELTKALAEYLFDDETALIRMDMSEYMEKHSVARLIGAPPGYVGYDEGGALTEAVRRRPYQVVLFDEIEKAHPDVFNVLLQVLDDGRLTDGQGRTVDFRNTLIIMTSNLGAEFLVNQPEGEDTEAVRDQVMTVVRASFRPEFLNRVDEIILFHRLQKSEMGKIVDIQMRRLSKLLEERKIVLDLEPAARDWLAEKGWDPAYGARPLKRVIQRSVQDPLAELILAGDVKDGETVTIDAGRSGLSFNGETVAHADDDTFERQATVKAAVGGKRTKH; this comes from the coding sequence ATGAATATAGAAAAGTACACCGAGCGTTCGCGCGGCTTCATCCAGTCGGCGCAGACGCTGGCGACCCGCGAGGGCCACCAGCAGTTCACCCCACTTCACATCCTCAAAGTGTTGCTCGACGACCCGGAAGGGCTCGCCGGCGGTCTGATCGACCGCTCCGGCGGCAATTCGCGCGCCATCCTCAAGGCGACCGAAGATGCGTTGAACCGCCTGCCGAAGGTCTCCGGCAGCGGCGCGGGTCAGGTCTATCTGGCGCCGGCGACCGCGCGTCTGTTCGATGCCGCCGAGAAGGCGGCCGAGAAGGGCGGTGACGGGTTCGTCACGGTCGAGCGCCTGTTGCTGGCGCTGACCTTGGACAAGGATTCGGAGGCCGGTCAGATTCTCACCAAGGGTGGCGTCTCGCCGCAGAACCTCAATGCCGCGATCAACGCGTTGCGCAAGGGCCGCACGGCGGACAGCCCGACGGCCGAGAACGCTTATGACGCGCTGAAGAAATATGCGCGCGACCTGACGCAGGCGGCGCGCGACGGCAAGATCGACCCGGTGATCGGCCGCGATGAGGAGATCCGCCGCACCATCCAGGTGCTGTCGCGCCGGACCAAGAACAATCCGGTGCTGATCGGCGAACCCGGCGTCGGCAAGACCGCCATCGTCGAGGGCCTCGCCCAGCGGATCGTCAATGGCGACGTGCCGGAGAGCCTGAAGGACAAGAAGCTCTTGTCGCTCGACATGGGCGCGCTGATCGCCGGCGCGAAGTACCGTGGCGAGTTCGAGGAGCGGCTGAAGTCCGTGCTGCAGGAGGTCACCAGCGCCGAGGGCGGCATCATCCTGTTCATCGACGAGATGCACACGCTGATCGGCGCCGGCAAGGCGGACGGCGCGATGGATGCGTCGAACCTGCTGAAGCCTGCGCTGGCGCGTGGCGAGTTGCACTGCATCGGCGCAACCACGCTCGACGAGTATCGCAAGCATGTGGAGAAGGATGCAGCGCTCGCGCGACGCTTCCAGCCCGTGTTCGTGTCGGAGCCGACGGTCGAGGACACCATCTCGATCCTGCGCGGGCTGAAGGACAAGTACGAGCAGCACCACGGCGTGCGCATCACCGACAGCGCGCTGGTGGCGGCCACAACGTTGTCGAACCGCTACATCACTGATCGCTTCCTGCCGGACAAGGCCATCGACCTGGTGGACGAGGCGGCGGCCCGGCTGAAGATGCAGGTCGATTCCAAGCCTGAGGAGCTCGATTCGATCGATCGCGAGATCGTGCGTCTGCGCATCGAGCAGGAGGCGCTGAAGAAGGAATCGGACGCGGGCTCGAAGAGCCGGTTGCAGAACCTGGAGCAGGAGCTGGCCGAGCTCGAGAAGAAATCGGCCGACCTGACCTCGCGCTGGCGCGCAGAGAAGAGCAAGCTCTCGGATGCGCAGAAGCTGAAGACCGAGCTGGATCAGCTGCGGATCGAGCTCGCCAATGCGCAGCGCAAGGGCGAATATCAGCGCGCGGGCGAATTGGCCTATGGCCGCATCCCCGAGCTCGAGAAGAAGCTCGCCAGCATCGAGGCCAACGAGGACAAGGGCGCCATGGTGGAAGAGGCGGTCACCGCCGACCACGTCGCCCAGGTCGTCTCGCGGTGGACCGGCGTGCCGGTCGACAAGATGCTGGAAGGCGAGAAGGAGAAGCTGCTCAAGATGGAGCACCAGCTCGCCAAGCGCGTCATCGGTCAGGCCGAGGCCGTGAAGGCGGTTTCGACCGCGGTACGCCGCGCGCGCGCCGGCCTGCAGGACCCGAACCGGCCGATCGGCTCGTTCATGTTCTTAGGTCCGACCGGCGTCGGCAAAACCGAGCTGACCAAGGCGTTGGCCGAGTATCTGTTCGACGACGAGACCGCGCTGATCCGCATGGATATGTCCGAGTACATGGAGAAGCACTCCGTGGCTCGGCTGATCGGCGCGCCTCCGGGCTATGTCGGCTACGACGAGGGCGGCGCGCTGACGGAAGCCGTGCGGCGCAGGCCGTATCAGGTGGTCCTGTTCGACGAGATCGAGAAGGCGCATCCGGACGTGTTCAACGTGCTGCTGCAGGTGCTCGACGACGGTCGCCTGACCGACGGTCAGGGCCGCACGGTCGATTTCCGCAACACGCTGATCATCATGACGTCGAACCTCGGCGCCGAATTCCTGGTCAACCAGCCGGAAGGCGAGGATACCGAGGCGGTGCGCGATCAGGTGATGACGGTGGTGCGGGCGAGCTTCCGCCCCGAATTCCTCAACCGCGTCGACGAGATCATCCTGTTCCACCGCTTGCAGAAGAGCGAGATGGGCAAGATCGTCGATATCCAGATGAGGCGGCTGTCGAAGCTGTTGGAGGAGCGCAAGATCGTGCTCGACCTGGAGCCGGCTGCGCGCGACTGGCTCGCAGAGAAGGGATGGGACCCGGCCTATGGCG
- a CDS encoding MOSC domain-containing protein, which translates to MIAQATIQSIYRYPVKGLTPEPLDAVALTKGRPLPNDRAYAIENGPSGFDPADPKYFPKAYFLMLMRNERLAALRTRFDDDSRVLTVHHDGAEAARGNLETAEGRAAIEAFFASYSAGDLKGPPKVLSGGEHSFSDVAKKVVSIINLASVAALEDLVGQPVDPRRFRANLYVRGWPAWAEFDLLGKTLAIGDARLSVVKRIVRCAAVNVDPETGARDLNLPQTMMRALDHADCGIYAEVIADGRIAIGDAIAESEPALI; encoded by the coding sequence ATGATCGCGCAAGCCACCATCCAGAGCATCTACCGCTATCCGGTGAAGGGACTGACGCCCGAACCGCTCGACGCCGTCGCCCTGACCAAGGGCCGGCCGCTGCCGAACGACCGCGCCTATGCCATCGAAAACGGACCGAGCGGGTTCGATCCGGCCGATCCGAAGTATTTCCCCAAGGCCTATTTCCTGATGCTGATGCGAAACGAGCGGCTGGCTGCGCTGCGCACCCGCTTCGACGATGACAGCCGCGTCCTGACCGTCCACCACGACGGTGCGGAGGCCGCGCGCGGCAACCTGGAAACGGCCGAGGGCCGGGCGGCGATCGAGGCGTTCTTCGCCAGCTATTCGGCCGGCGACCTGAAGGGCCCGCCCAAGGTGCTCAGCGGCGGCGAGCATAGCTTCTCGGACGTCGCCAAGAAGGTGGTCTCGATCATCAATCTCGCAAGTGTAGCCGCCCTGGAAGACCTGGTCGGCCAGCCGGTCGATCCCCGCCGCTTTCGCGCCAACCTCTACGTCCGCGGCTGGCCGGCGTGGGCGGAATTCGACCTGCTCGGCAAGACCCTGGCGATCGGCGACGCGAGGCTGTCGGTGGTCAAGCGGATCGTCCGCTGCGCCGCCGTCAACGTCGATCCGGAAACCGGCGCCCGTGACCTCAATCTGCCGCAGACGATGATGCGCGCGCTCGACCATGCCGACTGCGGCATCTATGCGGAGGTCATCGCCGACGGCCGGATCGCCATAGGCGACGCCATCGCCGAAAGCGAACCCGCCTTGATCTGA
- a CDS encoding alpha/beta fold hydrolase, translating into MPYATSSDNVRLYFEEAGSGTPIIFLHEFAADHTNWEPQMRYFSRRHRCIAYSARGYTPSDVPASHEVYTYTHFYSDALAVLDHLKIDTAHFVGLSMGAYSSLQIGINAPQRARSLTLAGVGSGSDLAALDAYREQCQANADQYHSIGATEVAKATREAPSRIPFLLKDPRGHKDFYDSLARHDSRGSGNTMRSFQGGRPSMYTLEDAIRTIPTPTLIICGDEDDHCVAPSLFLKKTIPASGLAMFPKSGHVLNLEEPSLFNETLDRFIGLVEAGHWPPRDPRSVRA; encoded by the coding sequence ATGCCCTACGCCACGAGCAGCGACAACGTCCGGCTCTATTTCGAGGAGGCAGGCTCCGGAACGCCGATCATCTTCCTGCACGAGTTCGCGGCCGACCACACCAATTGGGAGCCGCAGATGCGCTATTTCTCGCGGCGGCACCGGTGCATCGCCTATTCGGCGCGCGGCTATACGCCGTCGGACGTGCCTGCCTCGCACGAGGTCTACACCTACACGCATTTCTACAGCGACGCGCTCGCCGTGCTCGATCATCTCAAGATCGACACCGCGCATTTCGTCGGGCTGTCGATGGGCGCGTATTCGTCGCTGCAGATCGGCATCAACGCGCCGCAGCGGGCGCGATCGCTGACGCTCGCGGGCGTCGGCTCGGGCTCCGATCTCGCCGCTCTCGACGCCTATCGCGAGCAATGCCAGGCCAATGCCGACCAGTACCATTCGATCGGCGCGACCGAAGTCGCCAAGGCGACCCGCGAAGCGCCGAGCCGTATTCCGTTCCTGCTGAAAGACCCGCGCGGCCACAAGGATTTCTACGATTCGCTAGCGCGCCACGACTCGCGGGGCTCGGGCAACACCATGCGCAGCTTCCAGGGCGGACGGCCATCCATGTACACCCTGGAAGATGCCATCCGGACGATCCCGACGCCAACCCTGATTATCTGTGGCGACGAGGACGATCACTGCGTCGCGCCGAGCCTCTTCCTGAAGAAGACGATCCCGGCCTCGGGCCTCGCGATGTTCCCGAAGTCCGGCCACGTGCTGAACCTGGAAGAGCCGTCGCTGTTCAACGAGACGCTCGACCGCTTCATCGGCCTCGTCGAGGCCGGGCACTGGCCGCCGCGCGATCCACGATCGGTGCGCGCCTAG
- the metW gene encoding methionine biosynthesis protein MetW, whose amino-acid sequence MAVTETTALREAAAKAGATVPPADAAQKPHRADHLLVAAMVESGSRVLDVGCGDGDLLRLLETRGVDGRGIELSREGVNRCVAKGLAVIQGDADTDLADYPDDAFDYVILSQTLQATRQPRVVLEHMLRIGRHGIVSFPNFGHWRMRLQLLFKGQMPRTDNLPASWYDTANIHFCTIKDFVQLCDEIDASMDRAVALDGWGTPLRLNAPWWFWNLFGEQGVFLLSRAGKMR is encoded by the coding sequence ATGGCGGTGACCGAGACGACTGCGCTGCGCGAGGCAGCGGCGAAGGCCGGCGCGACTGTGCCGCCGGCGGACGCTGCGCAGAAGCCGCACCGCGCCGACCATCTGCTGGTGGCGGCAATGGTCGAATCCGGCTCGCGCGTGCTCGATGTCGGCTGCGGCGACGGTGATCTGCTGCGGCTTCTGGAGACGCGCGGCGTCGATGGACGCGGCATCGAGCTGTCACGCGAGGGCGTCAACCGCTGCGTGGCGAAGGGGCTTGCCGTCATCCAGGGCGACGCCGACACCGACCTTGCGGATTATCCCGACGATGCCTTCGATTATGTGATCCTGTCGCAGACGCTGCAGGCGACGCGGCAGCCGCGGGTGGTGCTCGAGCACATGCTGCGGATCGGCCGGCACGGCATCGTCTCGTTCCCGAATTTCGGCCACTGGCGGATGCGGCTGCAATTGCTGTTCAAGGGCCAGATGCCGCGCACCGACAATCTGCCGGCGAGCTGGTACGACACCGCCAACATCCATTTCTGCACGATCAAGGATTTCGTGCAGCTCTGCGATGAGATCGACGCGTCGATGGACCGCGCCGTCGCGCTCGACGGCTGGGGCACGCCGCTGCGCCTGAACGCGCCGTGGTGGTTCTGGAATCTGTTCGGCGAGCAGGGCGTGTTCCTGCTCAGCCGTGCCGGCAAGATGCGCTAA
- a CDS encoding homoserine O-acetyltransferase: MVTVQPLPSSRATPRREADDPSSLVMTFGPDQPLQLDCGVALAPFQLAYQTYGTLNADKTNAILICHWLTGDQHVANVHPVTGKPGSWDVMIGPGKPIDTDRYFVICSNVLGGCMGSSGPFSTNPSTGELWGLDFPVITIPDMVRAQAMLLDRLGIDTLFAVVGGSMGGMQVLQWASAYPQRVFSALPVACSTRHSAQNIAFHEVGRQAVMADPDWRGGRYFAEGIVPRRGLSVARMAAHITYLSDPALHRKFGRKLQDRAMPTFSFDADFEVESYLRHQGSSFVDRFDANTYLYLTRAMDYFDIAADHDGVLAEAFRNTRTRFCVVSFTSDWLFPTSESRAIVHALNAGGARVSFAEIETDKGHDAFLLDLPEFFDIVRAFLESGAAARGLPRKG, translated from the coding sequence ATGGTGACTGTGCAGCCGTTACCGAGTTCGAGAGCGACGCCGCGTCGCGAGGCGGACGATCCGTCGTCGCTGGTGATGACGTTCGGGCCCGATCAGCCGCTGCAACTCGACTGCGGCGTGGCGCTGGCGCCGTTTCAACTCGCCTACCAGACCTACGGCACGCTCAATGCCGACAAGACCAATGCCATCCTGATCTGTCACTGGCTGACCGGCGACCAGCATGTCGCCAATGTGCATCCCGTCACCGGCAAGCCCGGCTCCTGGGACGTGATGATCGGTCCCGGCAAGCCGATCGATACCGACCGCTATTTCGTGATCTGCTCGAACGTGCTCGGCGGCTGCATGGGCTCGAGCGGGCCGTTCTCGACCAACCCGAGCACGGGCGAACTGTGGGGCCTGGATTTTCCGGTCATCACGATCCCCGACATGGTGCGCGCGCAGGCGATGCTGCTCGATCGCCTCGGCATCGACACGTTGTTCGCCGTCGTCGGCGGCTCGATGGGCGGCATGCAGGTGCTGCAATGGGCGTCCGCCTATCCGCAGCGGGTGTTCTCGGCCTTGCCGGTAGCCTGCAGCACGCGGCATTCGGCGCAGAACATCGCCTTCCACGAGGTCGGCCGTCAGGCGGTGATGGCCGATCCGGACTGGCGCGGCGGCCGCTATTTCGCCGAAGGCATCGTGCCGCGTCGCGGGCTGAGCGTCGCTCGCATGGCCGCGCACATCACCTACCTGTCGGATCCGGCGCTGCACCGGAAATTCGGGCGGAAGCTGCAGGATCGGGCGATGCCGACGTTTTCGTTCGATGCGGATTTCGAGGTCGAGAGCTATCTGCGCCACCAGGGCTCGTCGTTCGTCGATCGCTTCGATGCCAACACCTATCTCTACCTGACGCGGGCGATGGACTATTTCGACATCGCTGCCGATCATGACGGGGTGCTGGCGGAGGCCTTCCGCAATACGCGGACGCGATTCTGCGTGGTGTCGTTCACCAGCGACTGGCTGTTTCCGACGTCGGAGTCGCGGGCGATCGTGCATGCCCTCAATGCCGGCGGTGCGCGCGTGTCGTTCGCGGAGATCGAGACCGACAAGGGCCATGACGCGTTCCTGCTCGATCTGCCGGAGTTCTTCGACATCGTCCGCGCCTTCCTCGAATCCGGCGCGGCTGCACGCGGCCTGCCGCGGAAAGGGTGA
- a CDS encoding chorismate mutase: MSKSPAPAPQQQDTQVSLQDLRQEIDRIDEAMHGLLMERGQIIDRLIAVKKTEEVGSAFRPAREAGMMRRLVERHKGMLPLDTVESIWRVIISTFTYVQAPFSMHADLSAGDSAMRDSARFHFGFTVPFVPHFSAAAAVEAVAKSKGDLALVSATDSRAAWWTALEPANAPKIIARLPFLERADHPAALPVFVISRVADDAFVTEVEMVSIRVSGWSAEVARAISPIAEVVAVPDTAFDGAVLLVSITTPDGLERLKSALIGAGASLRSSALVGSHASRYRVPANGVHRHV, translated from the coding sequence ATGTCGAAATCGCCGGCCCCCGCGCCTCAACAGCAGGACACGCAGGTTTCGTTGCAGGACCTGCGCCAGGAGATCGATCGCATCGACGAGGCGATGCACGGTCTTTTGATGGAGCGCGGCCAGATCATCGACCGCCTGATCGCGGTGAAGAAGACCGAGGAGGTCGGCTCCGCCTTCCGCCCCGCACGCGAGGCGGGCATGATGCGCCGGCTGGTGGAGCGCCACAAAGGCATGCTGCCGCTTGACACGGTCGAGAGCATCTGGCGCGTCATCATCTCCACCTTCACTTATGTCCAGGCGCCGTTCTCGATGCATGCCGACCTGTCTGCGGGCGACTCGGCGATGCGCGATTCCGCCCGCTTCCATTTCGGCTTCACCGTGCCGTTCGTGCCGCATTTCAGCGCCGCGGCCGCGGTCGAGGCTGTCGCAAAGTCCAAGGGCGATCTCGCGCTGGTGTCGGCGACCGACAGTCGCGCCGCATGGTGGACCGCGCTCGAGCCTGCGAACGCGCCGAAGATCATCGCCCGGCTGCCGTTCCTGGAGCGCGCCGACCATCCGGCCGCGCTGCCGGTGTTCGTGATTTCGCGGGTCGCCGACGACGCCTTCGTCACCGAGGTCGAGATGGTTTCGATCCGTGTGTCCGGCTGGAGCGCCGAGGTGGCCCGCGCGATCTCGCCGATCGCCGAAGTGGTGGCGGTGCCCGATACCGCTTTCGACGGTGCCGTGCTGCTCGTCTCCATCACCACGCCCGACGGGCTGGAACGGCTGAAATCAGCCCTGATCGGAGCGGGGGCCTCGTTGCGCTCGAGTGCCCTCGTCGGCAGCCATGCGAGCCGCTATAGGGTGCCGGCCAACGGCGTCCATCGACACGTCTGA
- the hisC gene encoding histidinol-phosphate transaminase, whose translation MSRPMPRPGVLDIAPYVPGKSEAPGVAKVYKLSANETPLGPSPKAIAAYRDCAAHLEDYPEGSSRVLREAIGKGFGLDPDRIICGAGSDELLNLLAHTYLGPGDEAIMTDHCFLVYPIATMANGGKSIVVPVKDFVTDVDAILAAVTPRTKIVWVANPNNPTGTYVPFDELKRLQRNLPPHVLLVIDAAYSEYVSRNDYEAGIELVATTENTVMCRTFSKIHGLASLRVGWMYGPGHLIDAVNRIRGPFNVSTPAMQAAIASLADTDYIARARAHNDQWLNWLTEEISKLGLKVTPSVANFVLIHFPQEKGRTADDADAFLTKRGLILRALKNYKLPHALRLTVGTEEANRLVVAALREFVGA comes from the coding sequence ATGTCCCGTCCGATGCCGCGTCCTGGCGTTCTCGATATTGCCCCCTATGTTCCGGGCAAGAGCGAAGCTCCGGGCGTCGCCAAAGTCTACAAGCTGTCCGCCAACGAGACCCCACTCGGCCCCTCGCCAAAGGCGATCGCCGCGTACCGGGACTGTGCGGCCCATCTTGAGGACTATCCGGAAGGCTCTTCCCGGGTCTTGCGCGAGGCGATCGGCAAGGGCTTCGGCCTCGATCCGGATCGGATCATCTGCGGCGCCGGCTCCGATGAGCTGCTGAACCTGCTCGCCCACACCTATCTCGGGCCGGGCGACGAAGCGATCATGACCGACCACTGCTTCCTGGTCTATCCGATCGCCACTATGGCGAACGGCGGCAAGAGCATCGTCGTGCCGGTGAAGGACTTCGTGACCGACGTGGATGCGATCCTCGCCGCCGTCACGCCGCGCACGAAGATCGTCTGGGTCGCGAACCCGAACAACCCGACCGGAACCTACGTGCCGTTCGATGAATTGAAGCGGCTGCAACGCAACCTGCCGCCGCATGTGCTGCTGGTGATCGATGCGGCCTATTCGGAGTACGTCTCGCGCAACGACTACGAGGCCGGCATCGAACTCGTGGCCACCACCGAGAACACGGTGATGTGCCGGACGTTCTCGAAGATTCACGGGCTTGCATCGCTGCGGGTCGGCTGGATGTACGGTCCCGGCCACCTGATCGACGCGGTCAACCGGATCCGCGGGCCGTTCAACGTCTCGACGCCAGCGATGCAGGCGGCGATCGCCTCGCTCGCCGATACCGACTACATCGCCAGGGCGCGCGCGCACAACGACCAGTGGCTCAACTGGCTCACCGAAGAGATCAGCAAGCTCGGGCTGAAGGTGACGCCGAGCGTCGCCAACTTCGTGCTGATCCACTTCCCGCAGGAGAAGGGCAGGACCGCCGACGATGCCGACGCCTTCCTGACCAAGCGCGGGCTGATCCTGCGTGCCTTGAAGAACTACAAGCTGCCGCATGCGCTGCGTCTGACCGTCGGCACCGAGGAGGCGAACCGCCTCGTGGTTGCGGCTCTGCGCGAATTCGTGGGGGCCTGA
- a CDS encoding prephenate/arogenate dehydrogenase family protein, whose protein sequence is MTRTPLFNRVAIIGLGLIGSSIVRGAMALGLATELVTTDASADVRQRAAELGLGHRIAGSSAEAANDADLVIACVPVGACGAVAKEIAPHLKAGAIVSDVGSVKTAVLKDMAQYLPDTVDFIPAHPVAGTEHSGPDAGFAELFVNRWCILTPSEQAAPEAVERLKAFWQALGANVETMTAEHHDLVLAITSHLPHLIAYTIVGTAEELEGVTESEVLKFSAGGFRDFTRIAASDPTMWRDVFLNNKDAVLEMLGEFQEDLSKLTRAIRRGDGEALFDHFTRTRAIRRGIVNIGQDAAGADFGRPHPHLPPKDDGKS, encoded by the coding sequence GTGACGAGAACGCCGCTGTTCAACCGCGTCGCGATCATCGGCCTCGGCCTGATCGGCTCGTCGATCGTCCGCGGCGCCATGGCGCTCGGACTTGCGACGGAGCTCGTCACCACCGACGCATCCGCCGATGTCCGGCAACGTGCGGCGGAGCTTGGCCTCGGCCATCGTATCGCCGGCTCGAGCGCGGAAGCCGCTAACGATGCCGATCTGGTGATCGCCTGCGTGCCGGTCGGCGCCTGCGGCGCGGTCGCCAAGGAGATCGCGCCGCATCTGAAAGCCGGCGCGATCGTGTCCGATGTCGGCTCGGTGAAGACCGCCGTGCTGAAGGACATGGCGCAGTATCTGCCCGATACGGTCGACTTCATCCCGGCGCATCCGGTGGCCGGCACCGAGCACTCCGGTCCCGATGCCGGCTTTGCCGAACTGTTCGTCAACCGCTGGTGCATTCTGACACCGTCGGAGCAAGCTGCACCGGAGGCGGTGGAGCGGCTGAAGGCGTTCTGGCAGGCGCTCGGCGCCAATGTGGAGACGATGACGGCCGAGCACCACGACCTGGTGCTCGCCATCACCAGCCACCTGCCGCACCTGATCGCCTACACCATCGTCGGTACGGCGGAAGAGCTCGAAGGCGTCACCGAATCGGAAGTGCTGAAATTCTCCGCCGGCGGCTTCCGCGACTTCACCCGCATCGCCGCCTCCGATCCGACCATGTGGCGCGACGTGTTCCTGAACAACAAGGACGCCGTGCTGGAAATGCTCGGCGAATTCCAGGAAGACCTGTCGAAGCTGACCCGTGCGATCCGCCGCGGCGACGGCGAAGCGCTGTTCGATCACTTCACCCGCACCCGCGCGATCCGTCGCGGCATCGTCAACATCGGTCAGGATGCGGCGGGCGCCGACTTCGGCCGCCCGCATCCGCACCTGCCGCCGAAGGACGACGGCAAGTCCTGA
- a CDS encoding DUF2125 domain-containing protein, giving the protein MADYSTPPVRRSRWPLFVMPGLLVLLGIGWSGFWFYASGQVGAQFDQWRAREAQAGRVYNCGKLGVGGYPFRFEVTCDNANVELISQTASRKLGKAELNQILAVAQIYSPQRLIAEFTSPLTLTQEGEQQALILSWKESQASVYGLPQSPQRASFVMDDPVLERSAGAVRTPFGRAKHIELHGRIAEGSVADNPVLDVAWQLVQASADALHPVLGEAFDMTTQARLRGLKDFRPKPWPERFREIQAADGRIEVVQSRLQQGTLLAVATGSLGISPQGFLDGELQMTVAGLDKIVPALGLDKILEQGVPQATLDQLAPGLKAEQVDRAMGALDKMIPGLGNLVRQKAPAALQAGIGMLGQKTELEGRPAQSFPLRFSEGAVFLGPIRFAQSPALF; this is encoded by the coding sequence ATGGCAGATTATTCCACCCCACCCGTCAGGCGCTCGCGCTGGCCGCTGTTCGTGATGCCTGGGTTGCTCGTCCTGCTCGGCATCGGCTGGAGCGGCTTCTGGTTCTACGCGTCAGGGCAGGTCGGGGCCCAGTTCGACCAGTGGCGCGCCCGCGAGGCGCAAGCCGGCCGCGTCTACAACTGCGGCAAGCTCGGCGTCGGCGGTTATCCGTTCCGCTTCGAGGTCACCTGCGACAACGCCAATGTCGAGCTGATCTCGCAGACCGCGAGCCGCAAGCTCGGCAAGGCCGAGCTGAACCAGATTCTCGCCGTCGCGCAGATCTATAGCCCGCAGCGCCTGATCGCCGAGTTCACCTCGCCGCTGACGTTGACCCAGGAGGGCGAGCAGCAGGCGCTGATCCTCAGCTGGAAGGAATCGCAGGCCAGCGTCTACGGCCTGCCGCAGTCGCCGCAGCGCGCGTCGTTCGTGATGGATGATCCGGTGCTGGAGCGCAGCGCGGGCGCGGTGCGCACGCCGTTCGGCCGTGCCAAGCACATCGAACTGCACGGCCGGATCGCCGAAGGCTCAGTCGCCGACAATCCGGTGCTGGATGTGGCCTGGCAGCTCGTGCAGGCGAGCGCCGATGCGCTGCATCCGGTGCTCGGCGAGGCATTCGACATGACCACCCAGGCGCGGTTGCGGGGTCTGAAGGATTTCCGCCCGAAGCCGTGGCCGGAGCGCTTCCGCGAGATTCAGGCTGCCGACGGGCGGATCGAGGTCGTGCAGTCGCGCTTGCAGCAGGGGACGTTGCTCGCGGTCGCGACCGGTTCGCTCGGGATCTCGCCGCAAGGCTTCCTCGACGGTGAGCTGCAGATGACCGTGGCCGGTCTCGACAAGATCGTGCCGGCGCTGGGACTCGACAAGATTCTCGAGCAGGGCGTGCCGCAGGCGACGCTGGATCAGCTTGCGCCGGGGCTGAAGGCCGAGCAGGTCGACAGGGCGATGGGGGCGCTGGACAAGATGATCCCTGGGCTCGGCAATCTCGTGCGCCAGAAGGCGCCGGCAGCATTGCAGGCCGGCATCGGCATGCTCGGGCAGAAGACCGAGTTGGAGGGGCGGCCCGCGCAATCCTTCCCGCTGCGCTTCAGCGAGGGGGCCGTCTTCCTCGGGCCGATCCGGTTCGCGCAGAGCCCGGCGCTGTTCTGA
- a CDS encoding gamma-glutamylcyclotransferase gives MTAKTVPEQDLPHGDLWIFGYGSLMWRPGFDYLEKRQAKLIGEHRSLCIYSFVHRGTAEKPGLVLGLDRGGACQGVAFRVAEKERLATIAYLREREQVTSVYREVLRTVWLGSDPRERVSALVYVTDRSHVQYAGRLSAEQQLHLIRQGHGHSGANTDYVIETVAALEREGYVDANLHRLAAALRQQTPVHHNETISP, from the coding sequence ATGACAGCAAAAACCGTCCCGGAACAGGACCTTCCGCACGGCGATCTGTGGATTTTCGGCTACGGCTCGCTGATGTGGCGGCCGGGGTTCGACTATCTGGAAAAGCGGCAAGCCAAGCTGATCGGCGAGCATCGCTCGCTGTGCATCTACTCCTTCGTCCATCGCGGCACCGCCGAGAAACCGGGCCTGGTGCTGGGCCTCGATCGTGGCGGCGCCTGCCAGGGCGTTGCCTTCCGCGTGGCGGAGAAGGAGCGGCTGGCGACCATTGCCTATTTGCGCGAACGCGAGCAGGTGACCAGCGTCTACCGCGAGGTGTTGCGGACGGTGTGGCTCGGTTCGGACCCGCGCGAGCGGGTCAGCGCGCTGGTCTATGTCACCGACCGCAGCCACGTCCAATATGCCGGGCGGCTGTCCGCCGAGCAGCAGCTGCACCTGATCCGGCAGGGACACGGGCACTCCGGCGCCAACACCGATTACGTGATCGAGACCGTCGCCGCGCTGGAGCGCGAGGGCTATGTCGACGCCAACCTGCATCGCCTTGCCGCCGCCCTGCGGCAGCAGACGCCGGTGCATCACAACGAGACTATTTCTCCGTGA